A portion of the Algimonas porphyrae genome contains these proteins:
- a CDS encoding lecithin retinol acyltransferase family protein, with amino-acid sequence MSRYPYERAGRIFPAGTLLAVRMRGLFDHVGLATGYGTVIHSSARFGRVMETDMKAFSGGRPIRTVAYASPLSGSEIVVRARGRMGERYNPLVRNCEHFVTWCLSGQKRSSQLGPLDLGRHLG; translated from the coding sequence ATGAGCCGTTATCCTTATGAACGTGCAGGACGTATTTTTCCGGCAGGAACCTTACTCGCCGTGCGCATGCGCGGCCTGTTCGATCATGTCGGCCTTGCGACTGGGTATGGGACCGTCATTCACAGCTCGGCGCGGTTCGGACGTGTCATGGAAACCGATATGAAGGCTTTTTCCGGCGGGCGGCCGATCCGGACCGTTGCCTATGCCTCGCCTCTTTCCGGGTCCGAGATTGTCGTCCGGGCCCGGGGGCGAATGGGTGAGCGCTACAATCCGCTGGTGCGCAATTGCGAACATTTTGTCACCTGGTGTCTGTCCGGGCAGAAGCGGTCGTCGCAGCTAGGCCCACTGGATCTGGGCCGTCATCTCGGGTGA
- a CDS encoding ABA4-like family protein has product MSTMIYEPIHQTLLNLINAAVLPAWAMLILAPRWRWTDRLVHSGLYPVALGLAYLGFMICALIWGTNDAPVDFTTIDGIAAIFSHPFGLLTAWVHYLVFDLFVGMWEARDARRNGMNHFLLVPCLLLTFMAGPVGLLLYFILRRKWAITGD; this is encoded by the coding sequence ATGTCGACCATGATATATGAGCCGATCCACCAAACCTTGCTGAACCTGATCAATGCAGCCGTCCTGCCGGCCTGGGCGATGCTGATCCTGGCCCCGCGGTGGCGCTGGACGGACCGACTGGTTCATAGTGGGCTTTATCCGGTCGCGCTCGGGCTTGCTTATCTGGGCTTCATGATCTGCGCGCTGATCTGGGGTACGAATGACGCGCCCGTGGACTTCACCACGATAGACGGTATCGCCGCAATTTTCAGCCATCCATTCGGGCTGCTGACCGCCTGGGTGCATTATCTGGTGTTCGACCTGTTCGTTGGCATGTGGGAAGCGCGCGATGCCCGCCGAAACGGTATGAACCATTTTTTGCTGGTGCCTTGCCTGTTGCTGACCTTCATGGCCGGTCCGGTCGGACTGCTGCTCTATTTCATCCTGCGGCGGAAATGGGCGATAACGGGTGATTGA
- a CDS encoding inner membrane-spanning protein YciB, which translates to MSDKDMSDQGLSTDLPDEVSVGEAVEAANAAPRPNHFWLDFGPLLVFFGTFHWIRRSNPDDALFIAAAVFAVAALIALAFGWLKYRTVSFVLIFSTLVIVGTTALAFFFDNKVFLFMRPTAVNGLMGLGVLGGVLFGKNVLRLLLGGTFALTDRAWTILAIRWGLFFLCIALINEIVWRTQTESFWVNFKTFGFLPMTLVFAFAQLPFIQRHGGLVETADDAA; encoded by the coding sequence ATGAGCGATAAGGACATGAGCGACCAGGGCCTGTCGACTGACCTTCCCGATGAAGTCAGCGTCGGCGAGGCGGTCGAGGCCGCCAATGCTGCCCCGCGCCCCAATCATTTCTGGCTCGATTTCGGTCCGCTGCTGGTGTTTTTCGGAACGTTCCACTGGATTCGGCGCAGCAATCCGGACGACGCGCTGTTTATTGCCGCAGCCGTCTTTGCCGTTGCCGCCCTGATCGCATTGGCATTTGGCTGGCTGAAATACCGGACCGTCTCGTTCGTGCTGATCTTTTCGACGCTGGTCATTGTCGGTACGACGGCGCTGGCATTTTTCTTCGACAATAAGGTGTTCCTGTTCATGCGCCCGACCGCCGTCAACGGGCTGATGGGGCTGGGCGTGCTCGGGGGTGTGCTGTTCGGGAAGAATGTATTGCGCCTGTTGCTGGGCGGGACGTTCGCCCTGACCGATCGGGCTTGGACGATTCTCGCAATACGCTGGGGCCTGTTCTTTCTCTGCATCGCGCTCATCAATGAAATCGTCTGGCGAACCCAGACGGAAAGCTTCTGGGTTAATTTCAAGACGTTCGGCTTTCTGCCGATGACACTCGTCTTCGCCTTCGCCCAGCTGCCCTTCATCCAGCGTCATGGTGGCCTGGTCGAAACGGCTGACGACGCCGCTTAG
- the ubiE gene encoding bifunctional demethylmenaquinone methyltransferase/2-methoxy-6-polyprenyl-1,4-benzoquinol methylase UbiE, with product MNARKDTIDFGFEQVRTADKQARVKQVFDSVARDYDRMNDAMSLGIHRIWKDMAITKLNPQPGERLLDVAGGTGDIARRFIRAANMVRERRGGAAASAVILDINDEMLLAGIDPVKDAGLDLTRVCANAQRLPFEDGQFDAVTIAYGIRNVTDRMAALREFHRVLKPGGRLGVLEFSTPPEPLIRRFYDAYSFAVIPRLGERIAGDRDSYQYLVESIRRFPKQEQFAQMMREAGFARVDYADYSAGVSAFHTGWKIA from the coding sequence ATGAACGCACGCAAAGATACGATCGATTTCGGGTTTGAGCAGGTCCGCACGGCGGACAAGCAGGCCCGTGTAAAGCAGGTGTTCGACTCGGTTGCGCGCGATTACGACCGGATGAACGATGCGATGAGCCTCGGCATTCACCGGATCTGGAAAGATATGGCGATCACCAAGCTCAACCCCCAGCCCGGCGAGCGTCTGCTCGATGTGGCGGGGGGTACGGGCGACATTGCGCGGCGTTTCATCAGGGCGGCCAATATGGTGCGCGAACGTCGCGGCGGTGCCGCCGCCTCGGCTGTCATCCTCGATATCAACGACGAAATGCTGCTTGCCGGAATCGACCCGGTGAAGGATGCGGGTCTGGACCTGACCCGGGTCTGCGCCAATGCGCAGCGCCTGCCGTTCGAAGACGGTCAATTCGATGCCGTCACCATTGCCTATGGCATTCGCAATGTCACCGACCGGATGGCCGCCCTGCGTGAATTTCACCGCGTCCTGAAGCCGGGCGGGCGGCTCGGCGTTCTGGAATTTTCGACCCCGCCCGAACCGCTGATCCGGCGCTTCTACGACGCCTATTCTTTTGCCGTGATCCCGCGACTGGGCGAACGGATCGCCGGTGATCGGGACAGCTATCAATATCTCGTCGAATCGATCCGGCGCTTTCCCAAGCAGGAACAGTTTGCGCAGATGATGCGCGAGGCTGGATTCGCCCGCGTCGACTATGCCGATTACAGTGCCGGAGTGAGCGCGTTTCACACAGGATGGAAGATCGCATGA
- a CDS encoding class I SAM-dependent methyltransferase, with translation MSDFSCPLCSGSSYVILEAEADWLVRAKRADDERRMIGAIVAGDPDLSFGGIVRCEACGLATVRTPPAPDALGRFYSAYYASASYGTKRDKKIRRAAKRVRRLQRQIRSDGRRFLDVGANLGYAVEGARQQGFDATGIEIDGEAVARAQADFPRNRYIETTVEAFAAQGQRFDLVYCSEVIEHALDIRAFATALMDLVAPGGVLFVTTPADGHRATPDPLVSWVQVKPPEHLHWFAKSHLLSLFDRPDFVPRFWFNHKPGHKLVLRRDA, from the coding sequence ATGTCTGACTTTTCCTGCCCCCTTTGCAGCGGCTCTTCCTACGTTATTCTCGAAGCGGAGGCCGACTGGCTGGTTCGTGCGAAACGCGCGGATGACGAACGGCGCATGATCGGCGCGATCGTCGCAGGCGATCCCGATCTGTCATTTGGCGGCATTGTACGGTGCGAAGCATGCGGTCTTGCGACAGTCCGCACACCGCCTGCGCCGGACGCGCTCGGGCGTTTCTATTCGGCCTATTATGCCTCGGCCAGCTACGGCACCAAGCGCGACAAGAAGATCAGACGTGCCGCCAAGCGTGTACGCCGCTTGCAGCGTCAGATCAGATCGGATGGGCGGCGCTTCCTCGATGTCGGGGCCAATCTCGGCTATGCGGTTGAAGGCGCGCGTCAGCAGGGGTTCGACGCCACCGGAATCGAAATCGATGGCGAGGCCGTGGCCCGCGCTCAGGCCGACTTTCCCCGGAATCGCTATATCGAAACGACTGTCGAAGCCTTTGCCGCGCAAGGGCAGCGCTTTGATCTTGTCTATTGTTCGGAAGTCATCGAACATGCGCTGGATATTCGCGCCTTTGCGACCGCGCTGATGGATCTGGTCGCCCCGGGCGGTGTTCTGTTTGTAACGACACCGGCCGATGGGCACCGCGCGACACCGGACCCGCTCGTCAGCTGGGTCCAGGTCAAACCGCCGGAGCATCTGCATTGGTTTGCGAAGAGTCACCTGCTGTCTCTGTTCGATCGGCCTGATTTCGTGCCGCGCTTCTGGTTCAATCACAAGCCGGGTCACAAACTTGTGCTGCGCCGCGACGCCTGA
- a CDS encoding TonB-dependent receptor codes for MRKSALILSTILANAGLVAPAFADDGPFDDEVIATGTYLSIDKINAVKTPTPIIDIPQSLTIITAETIRDQSFQSIGDITRYSPGVNISQGEGHRDAIIIRGNQTTADFFQDGVRDDVQYYRPLYNLQQVEILRGANALLFGRGGVGGIVNRVTKTADSTDSFTTLDASIDTFGAAYGAVDYNQPLSDRVGLRVNGFVESLNNHRDFFDGDRFGINPTLGIELGPQTALDLSYEYLDDDRVVDRGVPSVNVATGPDVPLEGFDNTFFGSPDQNFTTLQAHILRGRADHQFNDMLRGNVTLQYADYDKVYQNLYASEEVVLTNGIFPQVELDGYRDTTDRNNFVAQANLVGEFDTGPIGHTVLVGVEYASQHTDNARLDNVFAQNNDDQLFIPFSDPLNIPAFGFTDPARDRKSNVYVLSAYAQNQIDLTDQFKVVLGARFDSFDIDVTDIQNNAQFTRKDEEITPRIGAIFKPVDNMSFYASYSETFTPRSGDQFLTLDLDTASTRPQFTENLEAGAKWDVRPDLSVTAAIFQLDREGFTSIDPNNQQQLITIDGASVKGLELQLIGQLTQAWSINAGYSYLDGEVEDLSFAGGVVGAGGLDGNEPRQTPTHTLSVWNNYQLNDRLGLGLGATYQDSYFVREDNSVEVPDFVRVDAALFYDVSDDLRLQLNVENLFDTDYFPDAHSNDNISTGAPINARFTVMSRF; via the coding sequence ATGCGCAAATCCGCACTCATACTCAGTACCATTCTGGCCAATGCCGGGCTGGTGGCACCCGCTTTCGCCGATGACGGCCCGTTCGACGATGAAGTCATCGCCACGGGCACGTATCTGTCGATCGACAAGATCAATGCAGTGAAGACACCGACGCCGATCATCGATATTCCGCAGTCTCTGACCATCATCACGGCGGAGACGATCCGCGATCAGTCCTTCCAGAGCATTGGCGACATTACCCGCTACTCGCCCGGCGTGAATATCAGCCAGGGCGAAGGCCATCGTGATGCGATCATCATTCGCGGCAACCAGACGACGGCAGACTTCTTTCAGGACGGCGTGCGCGACGATGTGCAATATTACCGCCCGCTCTATAATCTGCAGCAGGTCGAAATCCTGCGCGGCGCCAATGCGCTGCTGTTCGGGCGCGGCGGTGTCGGCGGCATCGTCAATCGCGTCACAAAGACGGCTGACAGCACGGATAGTTTTACCACGCTGGACGCCAGCATCGATACATTCGGTGCTGCTTACGGCGCAGTCGATTATAATCAGCCCTTGTCGGACCGGGTCGGCCTGCGGGTGAACGGTTTTGTCGAAAGCCTGAACAATCACCGCGACTTCTTCGATGGGGACCGATTCGGGATCAATCCGACGCTCGGGATCGAGCTGGGTCCGCAAACAGCGCTCGATCTGTCCTATGAATATCTGGACGATGACCGCGTCGTCGATCGGGGCGTGCCATCCGTGAATGTCGCGACCGGGCCGGACGTTCCGCTCGAGGGCTTCGACAATACCTTCTTCGGATCGCCCGATCAGAACTTCACAACCCTGCAGGCGCACATTCTGCGCGGCCGGGCCGATCACCAGTTCAACGATATGCTGCGGGGCAATGTCACCTTGCAATATGCCGATTATGACAAGGTCTATCAAAACCTCTATGCCAGTGAGGAAGTGGTCTTGACCAACGGGATATTCCCGCAGGTCGAGCTGGATGGCTACCGCGATACGACCGACCGCAACAATTTCGTCGCCCAGGCCAATCTGGTCGGTGAGTTCGATACAGGCCCGATCGGACACACGGTGCTGGTGGGCGTGGAATATGCGTCCCAGCACACAGATAATGCCCGTCTGGATAATGTGTTTGCGCAGAATAATGACGATCAGCTCTTCATTCCGTTCAGCGACCCGCTGAACATTCCCGCCTTCGGCTTTACCGACCCTGCACGGGACCGGAAATCGAATGTCTATGTGCTCTCAGCCTACGCCCAGAACCAGATCGATCTGACGGATCAGTTCAAGGTCGTTCTCGGTGCCCGGTTCGACAGTTTCGACATCGATGTGACCGACATACAGAACAATGCGCAGTTCACGCGCAAGGATGAAGAGATCACGCCGCGCATCGGTGCGATCTTCAAGCCGGTCGATAATATGTCGTTCTATGCCAGCTATAGCGAGACTTTCACACCGCGTTCGGGCGACCAGTTCCTGACGCTCGATCTAGATACGGCCTCGACCCGTCCGCAATTCACCGAAAACCTCGAAGCCGGGGCGAAATGGGATGTGCGACCGGATCTAAGCGTCACAGCTGCCATCTTCCAGCTGGACCGCGAGGGCTTCACATCGATCGACCCGAACAATCAGCAACAATTGATCACGATAGACGGGGCGAGCGTCAAAGGCCTCGAATTGCAACTGATCGGGCAGCTGACACAGGCCTGGTCGATCAATGCGGGCTATTCCTATCTGGACGGCGAGGTCGAGGACCTCAGCTTTGCCGGCGGGGTCGTCGGGGCGGGGGGGCTGGACGGCAATGAGCCGCGTCAGACACCGACGCACACACTCTCCGTCTGGAACAATTATCAGCTTAATGACCGGTTGGGTCTCGGGCTGGGCGCGACTTACCAAGACAGCTATTTCGTGCGTGAAGACAATAGCGTCGAAGTGCCGGACTTCGTCCGGGTCGACGCGGCGCTCTTCTATGATGTGTCGGACGATCTGCGCCTGCAGCTCAATGTCGAAAACCTGTTCGACACAGATTATTTCCCTGACGCGCACAGCAATGACAACATATCGACGGGAGCGCCGATCAATGCGCGCTTTACCGTGATGAGCCGCTTCTAG
- a CDS encoding RNA methyltransferase gives MRGYFGIGSEGLSKPHNLGVILRTAHAFGASFAFTIGSDLDETSVRQTDTSGSATHLPYYRWPNFDPARFPEGCVLVGVELTDDAVDLPSFRHPLNAAYILGPEKGSLSRPVQDACAHIVKIPTAFCINVGLATALTLYDRSILFGGHAPRPLVQRRRGQPGVKHKTGIGQNG, from the coding sequence GTGCGCGGTTATTTCGGGATCGGGAGCGAGGGGCTTTCCAAGCCGCATAATCTGGGCGTGATCCTGCGCACGGCCCACGCTTTCGGAGCCAGCTTTGCTTTCACCATCGGATCGGACTTGGACGAGACCTCTGTGCGCCAGACCGATACGTCCGGCTCTGCCACCCATCTGCCCTATTATCGGTGGCCGAATTTTGACCCCGCACGTTTTCCCGAAGGCTGCGTCCTGGTCGGTGTCGAACTGACCGACGATGCCGTCGACCTGCCCAGCTTCCGCCACCCGCTCAATGCGGCCTATATTCTCGGCCCCGAAAAGGGGTCTCTGTCCCGGCCCGTACAGGACGCCTGCGCGCATATCGTGAAAATCCCGACCGCCTTTTGTATCAATGTCGGGCTCGCAACCGCGCTCACGCTCTATGACCGGTCGATCCTGTTCGGCGGTCACGCGCCGCGACCACTGGTGCAAAGGCGCCGCGGCCAGCCCGGCGTGAAACACAAGACCGGGATCGGTCAGAACGGCTGA
- the acnA gene encoding aconitate hydratase AcnA, which yields MASLDSFGCERELTVGSKTYHYFDLAVAEANGLPGISKLPRSLKVLLENLLRFEDGKTVKKADIEAMASWLTERRSSHEIAYRPARVLMQDFTGVPAVVDLAAMRDAMANFGSDPEKINPLVPVDLVIDHSVMVDYFGTEDSYEKNVAREYERNGERYDFLKWGQTAFDNFAVVPPGTGICHQVNLEYLAQTVWTKDEGGKTYAYPDTLVGTDSHTTMVNGLGVLGWGVGGIEAEAAMLGQPVSMLIPEVVGFELTGKLPEGATATDLVLRVVEMLREKGVVGKFVEFYGKGLDYLSLEDCATIANMAPEYGATCGFFPVDTDTLRYLRATGREEDRVDLVEAYTKAQGLFRTDVVPSFTDTLHLDMETVRPSLSGPKRPQDRFNLQGSADTFRMIMTKDFEKAGDASNPMPVEGHDFSVDHGHVMIAAITSCTNTSNPSVMMAAGLVAKKANEAGLQVKPWVKTSTAPGSQVVGQYLERSGLQDELDKIGFDVVGYGCTTCIGNSGPLAPPIAKAIADGDLVSCSVLSGNRNFEGRIGPDIKANFLASPPLVVAYALAGTMHHDFDKDPLGQDANGKDVYLRDLWPTSAEIAEAVRGSVTRELFEQEYADVFKGDDRWADIQVEGGKVYNWNPASTYVRNPPYFEGMGIDPEPIRDVDGANILALLGDSITTDHISPAGSIKFDGPAGRYLQERQVARNEFNSFGSRRGNHEVMMRGTFANIRLKNLMAPGTAGGVTTYVPTGEVMSIFDAAQRYKADGKDLVVFAGSLYGNGSSRDWAAKGTILLGVRAVIAESFERIHRSNLIGMGVLPLEFMNGDNWGDLGLTGSETVSIGDIDDIKPMDEVAVTITMNDGSSRTITTKVRIDTDNELEYYRNGGILHYVLRNLAREDRAAA from the coding sequence ATGGCGTCTCTGGACAGTTTCGGCTGCGAACGCGAGCTCACAGTCGGCTCGAAAACCTACCATTATTTCGATCTTGCCGTTGCGGAAGCGAACGGGCTGCCCGGAATTTCCAAACTCCCGCGCTCGCTCAAAGTGCTGCTGGAGAATCTGCTGCGTTTCGAAGACGGGAAAACAGTCAAGAAAGCCGACATCGAAGCCATGGCCAGCTGGCTGACAGAACGCCGGTCCAGCCACGAGATCGCCTACCGTCCGGCGCGGGTCCTGATGCAGGATTTTACCGGCGTTCCGGCCGTCGTCGATCTGGCCGCCATGCGTGACGCCATGGCCAATTTCGGGTCTGATCCCGAAAAGATCAATCCGCTCGTCCCGGTCGATCTGGTCATCGACCACTCGGTCATGGTCGATTATTTCGGGACAGAGGATAGTTACGAGAAGAATGTGGCGCGCGAATATGAGCGCAACGGCGAACGCTACGACTTCCTGAAATGGGGTCAGACGGCCTTTGATAATTTCGCCGTGGTCCCACCCGGCACGGGCATCTGCCACCAGGTGAATCTGGAATATCTGGCGCAGACCGTCTGGACGAAGGATGAGGGCGGCAAGACCTATGCCTATCCCGATACGCTGGTCGGTACGGATTCGCACACGACCATGGTCAATGGTCTGGGCGTGCTGGGTTGGGGCGTGGGCGGTATCGAAGCCGAAGCCGCCATGCTCGGCCAGCCTGTCTCCATGCTGATTCCCGAAGTGGTCGGGTTCGAACTGACGGGCAAATTGCCCGAAGGCGCGACAGCGACCGATCTTGTTCTGCGTGTCGTGGAGATGCTCCGCGAAAAAGGCGTGGTCGGGAAATTTGTGGAATTTTACGGCAAAGGACTCGATTATCTGTCGCTCGAAGATTGTGCGACGATCGCCAATATGGCGCCGGAATATGGCGCGACTTGCGGTTTCTTCCCGGTCGATACGGACACGCTGCGTTATTTGCGTGCAACAGGCCGCGAAGAAGACCGCGTCGATCTCGTCGAAGCCTACACCAAGGCACAGGGCCTGTTCCGCACGGACGTGGTTCCAAGCTTCACCGACACGCTGCATCTGGACATGGAGACGGTGCGCCCGTCGCTGTCCGGTCCGAAGCGTCCGCAGGACCGCTTCAACCTTCAGGGCTCAGCCGACACGTTCCGCATGATCATGACCAAGGATTTCGAAAAGGCCGGCGATGCGTCCAACCCGATGCCGGTCGAAGGCCACGACTTTTCGGTCGATCATGGCCACGTCATGATCGCGGCCATCACATCCTGTACCAACACCTCCAACCCGTCCGTCATGATGGCGGCGGGCCTTGTTGCCAAGAAAGCGAACGAAGCCGGGCTGCAGGTTAAACCCTGGGTCAAGACCTCCACCGCACCAGGGTCGCAAGTGGTCGGTCAGTATCTCGAACGTTCCGGTTTGCAGGACGAGCTGGACAAGATCGGCTTCGACGTGGTCGGCTATGGCTGCACCACCTGTATCGGCAATTCCGGTCCGCTCGCGCCGCCGATCGCCAAGGCGATCGCCGACGGCGATCTGGTCAGCTGTTCCGTACTGTCGGGCAACCGCAATTTCGAAGGCCGGATCGGCCCGGACATCAAGGCGAACTTCCTCGCTTCACCGCCACTGGTCGTTGCCTATGCGCTGGCCGGGACGATGCATCACGACTTCGACAAGGATCCACTGGGTCAGGATGCGAACGGCAAGGATGTCTATCTGCGCGATCTGTGGCCGACATCGGCTGAAATCGCCGAGGCTGTGCGGGGCTCGGTCACGCGCGAACTCTTCGAGCAGGAATATGCCGACGTATTCAAGGGCGATGACCGCTGGGCCGATATTCAGGTCGAAGGCGGTAAGGTCTATAACTGGAACCCGGCTTCCACCTATGTGCGCAACCCACCCTATTTCGAAGGGATGGGCATCGACCCGGAACCGATTCGCGATGTGGACGGGGCCAATATTCTGGCGCTGCTAGGTGATTCGATCACGACCGACCACATTTCGCCCGCCGGCTCGATCAAGTTTGATGGCCCCGCGGGTCGCTACTTGCAGGAACGCCAGGTCGCTCGCAACGAGTTCAACTCGTTCGGCTCGCGTCGCGGCAATCATGAAGTCATGATGCGCGGCACATTTGCGAATATCCGGCTGAAAAACCTGATGGCGCCAGGGACGGCAGGCGGTGTGACCACATATGTCCCCACCGGTGAAGTCATGTCGATCTTCGATGCGGCGCAGCGCTACAAGGCGGACGGCAAGGATCTCGTCGTGTTTGCCGGCTCGCTCTATGGTAATGGCAGCTCGCGTGACTGGGCCGCCAAGGGCACGATCCTGCTGGGCGTGCGCGCCGTGATCGCGGAAAGCTTCGAACGCATCCACCGCTCCAACCTGATTGGAATGGGCGTTTTGCCGCTGGAATTCATGAATGGCGATAACTGGGGCGATCTCGGCCTGACCGGCAGCGAGACTGTCTCGATCGGCGATATTGACGACATCAAGCCGATGGATGAGGTCGCAGTGACGATCACCATGAATGACGGCTCGTCCAGAACGATCACGACCAAGGTCCGGATCGATACGGATAATGAGCTGGAATATTACCGTAATGGCGGCATCCTGCATTATGTGCTGCGCAATCTGGCGCGCGAGGATCGCGCCGCCGCCTAG
- a CDS encoding YMGG-like glycine zipper-containing protein, whose protein sequence is MTTLIKTAALSVAALSFAACTTTQNVERDAVRGAAAGAAVGAGIGAISGDVKVGEGAAAGAVVGGIIGAMQGSKKDKELQGGTVAAPNLDKSTRYFDDNTRRYYYFEKGTNRTFYENGERRS, encoded by the coding sequence ATGACCACGCTTATCAAAACGGCCGCACTATCTGTTGCGGCACTGTCTTTTGCTGCTTGCACGACCACGCAGAATGTCGAACGCGACGCTGTCCGCGGAGCCGCCGCTGGCGCCGCTGTCGGTGCCGGCATCGGCGCGATCTCCGGCGACGTAAAAGTCGGCGAAGGCGCAGCTGCGGGTGCTGTCGTCGGCGGCATCATCGGTGCCATGCAGGGCAGCAAGAAGGATAAGGAATTGCAGGGCGGAACCGTCGCTGCACCGAACCTCGACAAGTCGACGCGCTATTTTGACGACAATACGCGCCGCTATTACTATTTCGAGAAGGGCACGAACCGCACCTTCTACGAAAATGGTGAACGCCGCAGCTAA
- a CDS encoding invasion associated locus B family protein, with protein sequence MTRPHTIRRTCLHIGLSALIAISGAAMVIPAEAAANAPRLEGRHADWIVYTRGSGQAKTCYVVSEATTKSPGTANHGNIFFLVSNWANGAATEQPSLMTGFPLKPARAPKARVGSTAITMYGADNEAFIAETADERRLVASMRKGANMTVEAVSARGTDVSYNFSLKGVTAALRQAGALCR encoded by the coding sequence ATGACCCGCCCTCATACGATCCGCCGCACCTGTCTGCATATCGGTCTGTCCGCTCTGATCGCGATCAGTGGTGCCGCCATGGTCATACCGGCCGAGGCCGCCGCCAACGCGCCGCGCCTGGAAGGGCGGCATGCGGACTGGATCGTCTATACGCGCGGCAGCGGGCAGGCGAAGACCTGCTACGTCGTCAGCGAAGCCACCACCAAGTCGCCCGGCACGGCCAATCACGGCAATATCTTCTTTCTGGTTTCCAACTGGGCCAATGGGGCCGCCACCGAACAGCCATCCTTGATGACGGGCTTCCCGCTCAAGCCGGCGCGCGCTCCCAAAGCACGGGTCGGATCCACGGCGATCACCATGTACGGGGCCGACAATGAAGCGTTTATCGCGGAAACTGCCGATGAACGCCGCCTTGTCGCCAGCATGCGCAAAGGCGCGAACATGACCGTCGAAGCCGTCTCGGCGCGCGGCACGGATGTATCCTATAATTTCAGCTTGAAGGGCGTGACAGCCGCGCTGCGTCAGGCTGGAGCGCTTTGCCGCTAA
- a CDS encoding BLUF domain-containing protein, protein MTPDSTQTDRPQEPLLEIVYASETPEPMGQDAVRALLDHARSKNAEMGVTGLLCYDNRQFLQIIEGETHVIMDLFFAIQSDPRHTNVRILHEGDIESRAFSDWKMAYEPMPSGLLPTLTRSIHNQSLAMDASGDEPSAGRRIFTLFMDEMYGNEPETAREPADA, encoded by the coding sequence TTGACCCCTGATTCGACCCAGACCGATAGACCGCAGGAACCGCTCCTGGAGATCGTCTATGCCAGTGAAACACCAGAACCGATGGGCCAAGACGCCGTCCGCGCCCTGCTGGACCATGCGCGGTCCAAGAATGCCGAAATGGGCGTGACTGGGCTGCTCTGTTACGATAATCGCCAGTTCTTGCAGATCATCGAAGGCGAAACCCATGTAATCATGGACCTTTTCTTCGCCATTCAATCAGACCCGCGCCACACGAATGTGCGCATTCTCCATGAAGGCGACATTGAAAGCCGTGCCTTTTCCGATTGGAAGATGGCCTACGAGCCGATGCCCTCCGGCCTGCTCCCGACCCTGACACGGTCCATCCACAATCAGTCGCTCGCCATGGACGCCTCCGGCGATGAGCCGAGCGCAGGCCGCCGCATCTTCACCCTGTTCATGGATGAGATGTACGGCAACGAGCCAGAGACGGCCCGTGAGCCCGCAGACGCCTAA